The Nonlabens sp. Hel1_33_55 genome contains the following window.
GTCTTGAGCAAATTGTCTTTGTGCAGGCATAAATAAAGCAGTGAAAAATCTGCCTCAGTAAGCTGGAAAAGGTCAAAGGCAACTTGCTCCGTCGCATCATCTATATAGAGTCGCAGCTTTTCAAAATTAGATGTAATCACAAAACGACATCCTTTGTGATTTACTTTATAATCAAAAGCCTGCTTGCGTATGCTTTCTAGATCTCTAGTATTTATTCCCTTAAGTTCTACCACGGCAACAGTAGCGCCATCATTTAAGATGGCACCATCTGCCTTGCGGTTGTTCTTTTCGTTTTTGTACTCTGTCGTTAGATTGTATTTGGGACTAGGATTTATGGTATAATCCAGTACGTTTACAAACAACTCGGTAAGAAATGTCGCCTGAAATTGCTCTTCGTTGCTCGTGCGTATGTTCTCCTGTATTTCAGGATTTAAAAAGTACTTAGCGTACTTGCGATAGGCTTTGGATAGTATGTTTGCGTCTTGTTGAGTAAGATATTTTTTAAGTACAGATGTCTGGAATAATGCCATGAAGATTACTGAGTAAAAGTATTTCTCTAAAGTAGTAAAGAATTATGCTTGTAATGAATTTAAACTTGTTACGCTTTCGCGAAAGTGGAATTCCAGTAATTGACATTCTGGCACTTTAATTATATACCTCTACCTTTTTTCTTCTTTTTTCTGTTCGATCTGTTGTCCAAATCTTCATCAATTCCATCGACTTCACTATCACTAGAAACTGTAGAATTAATTTTGGATAAATGACTTATGTTAATAATATTAGTCAAGACCTTGTTTGAAGTCAGATCACTTTCATGACCTATAGCTTTCATATTATCTGAAAGGTTATGTATTAAAGCATCTCCACCTATCGTATCAAAATCTAATTTTTCCACCAGCTGTCTGTTGACCAGCATTGAATTTATTTTGCTTGAATCTAAATGTATCAAGTTGTTATATTTTCTGAAATTAAAGATATTGGATTGATCTGTGGTCCTAGGTTTTAATAATACGGCATGATAATTTTTATCATTTGCTGCTTGGGAATGTATAAATGTTCGATTCTTGTCAATCATTATTTCATACCCGCATAGGACTAGGATTTTTATTTGTTGTGATCTTGACAAATGTGAGATTATAGAAGTGATAAATTCAATTTTATAAGACTCCTTTCCAAATTCACTTAATTCGTTTTTTCCTCCAAAGTTTAATTGAGAATTGATATTCGATGCTGTAAATGTCTTACCGATTTGCTCGCCGCTAAACTTTATTTTGGAGGATTGATGAATAAAACTTAAACCAACTAAACGATTTTTATTGATTTTCAAGTTTGCGTTAACACCTTGTCTGTGCAGTTCATGACAAAATGCTGTGGTATCGATAGACTCATACTTTCTAAGCGCATTTATAATCATAAATTTAATATCATTCTTAACATCATTTCTAAAAAGGCGGTTGCCTTTATAAATAGATTGTCGTTTCTTTTCATTGCTAG
Protein-coding sequences here:
- a CDS encoding relaxase/mobilization nuclease domain-containing protein, which gives rise to MIANITTGSQLGSLIDYHEDKIKQNKALVFAVGNTVGNNVNEAYGPVKLMIANNANHSNRKDKIFHASMSFVKSDEPKLSHESMKKIVEMYLDGLGFPENLPYIGYLHYDTDNFHLHIVSTTVDAFGKSFGLSNNFRKSQRISRKIENHFDLYKVSSIKKCVVQPELKKTIANDGTNHTYIDRIVHDLLYTQKIYSNKNLAKELLKHNIVMQEVVEKNYSLEEHKTTHKGFVFYLESQAYKRGSRAIPSSKIKSFPSNEKKRQSIYKGNRLFRNDVKNDIKFMIINALRKYESIDTTAFCHELHRQGVNANLKINKNRLVGLSFIHQSSKIKFSGEQIGKTFTASNINSQLNFGGKNELSEFGKESYKIEFITSIISHLSRSQQIKILVLCGYEIMIDKNRTFIHSQAANDKNYHAVLLKPRTTDQSNIFNFRKYNNLIHLDSSKINSMLVNRQLVEKLDFDTIGGDALIHNLSDNMKAIGHESDLTSNKVLTNIINISHLSKINSTVSSDSEVDGIDEDLDNRSNRKKKKKGRGI